A genomic region of Pseudorca crassidens isolate mPseCra1 chromosome 10, mPseCra1.hap1, whole genome shotgun sequence contains the following coding sequences:
- the VHL gene encoding LOW QUALITY PROTEIN: von Hippel-Lindau disease tumor suppressor (The sequence of the model RefSeq protein was modified relative to this genomic sequence to represent the inferred CDS: substituted 1 base at 1 genomic stop codon): MLGRAGNAEEAETGAEEADAEEADAEEADAEEADAEQCGSEXSHTEEPGSQQEMEAGRPRPMLRSVNTREPSQVIFCNRSPRVVLPVWLNFDGEPQPYPTLPPGTGRRIHSYRGHLWLFRDAGTSDGLLVNQTELFVPSLNVDGQPIFANITLPVYTLKERCLQVVRSLVKPEDYRRLDIARSLYEDLEDHPNVWKDLERLTQEHIENQRMAEETEDFN, translated from the exons ATGCTTGGGAGGGCGGGGAACGCGGAAGAGGCAGAGACCGGCGCGGAGGAGGCGGACGCGGAGGAGGCGGACGCGGAGGAGGCGGACGCGGAGGAGGCGGACGCGGAGCAGTGCGGTTCGGAATAGTCCCACACGGAGGAGCCCGGCTCCCAGCAGGAGATGGAGGCTGGGCGGCCGCGGCCGATGCTGCGCTCAGTGAACACTCGCGAGCCGTCCCAGGTCATCTTCTGCAACCGCAGCCCGCGCGTGGTGCTGCCCGTGTGGCTCAACTTCGACGGCGAGCCGCAGCCCTACCCGACGCTGCCCCCCGGCACGGGCCGCCGCATCCATAGCTACCGAG GTCATCTTTGGCTCTTCCGAGATGCTGGGACATCTGATGGGCTCCTAGTTAACCAGACTGAGCTGTTTGTGCCGTCTCTCAATGTTGATGGACAGCCTATTTTTGCAAACATCACACTGCCAG TGTACACCCTGAAAGAGCGCTGCCTCCAGGTTGTGCGAAGCCTAGTCAAGCCTGAGGATTACAGGAGACTGGACATCGCGAGATCCCTCTACGAAGATTTGGAGGACCACCCAAATGTGTGGAAGGACCTGGAGCGGTTGACCCAGGAGCATATTGAAAATCAGCGGATGGCAGAGGAGACTGaagattttaattga
- the FANCD2OS gene encoding LOW QUALITY PROTEIN: FANCD2 opposite strand protein (The sequence of the model RefSeq protein was modified relative to this genomic sequence to represent the inferred CDS: deleted 1 base in 1 codon; substituted 3 bases at 3 genomic stop codons) codes for MRQRCEFKQPCPCQKHARKIPCSDSSPLGLSMAGYQLWSPWTPPDEGFQWLQHTTPTPSKHPFRASPCFPHTPSNLEVQLCFXEVSLVLDSPFLEPGVSPKLPCHTSELXTMNNKKGLVRKLQPVCLNGVDSVFGRVITAQPPKWTGTFRVSDKSAVYKIISREHQGHTGLKEPQIQMTVTMCKXMLCSILLLYATYNKCTFALQHSK; via the exons ATGAGACAGAGATGTGAATTTAAACAGCCATGCCCTTGCCAAAAGCATGCTAGGAAAATTCCATGTTCTGATTCCTCTCCTCTAGGACTGTCAATGGCAGGATACCAGCTCTGGTCACCATGGACCCCACCGGATGAGGGCTTCCAATGGCTGCAGCATACAACACCTACACCTTCCAAGCACCCCTTTAGGGCTTCCCCCTGTTTCCCCCACACCCCTTCTAATCTTGAGGTGCAGCTGTGCTTTTAAGAGGTCTCTCTAGTTCTAGACAGTCCATTCCTGGAGCCTGGGGTGAGTCCCAAGTTGCCCTGCCACACGTCAGAGCTCTGAACCATGAACAACAAGAAAGGGCTGGTCAGGAAGCTTCAGCCTGTCTGCCTCAATGGAGTGGATTCTGTCTTTGGCAGGGTCATCACGGCTCAGCCGCCAAAGTGGACTGGGACCTTCAGAGTTTCAGACAAGTCAGCCGTTTACAAAATCATCAGCCGGGAGCACCAGGGGCACACTGGACTTAAGGAA CCTCAGATTCAGATGACAGTGACCATGTGCAAATAGATGCTGTGCTCCATCCTCTTGCTGTATGCGACATACAATAAGTGCACCTTTGCCTTGCAACACTCCAAGTAA
- the BRK1 gene encoding protein BRICK1 translates to MAGQEDPVQREIHQDWANREYIEVITSSIKKIADFLNSFDMSCRSRLATLNEKLTALERRIEYIEARVTKGETLT, encoded by the exons ATGGCGGGGCAAGAGGATCCCGTGCAGCGGGAGATTCACCAGGACTGGGCGAACCGGGAGTACATTGAGGTCATCACCAGCAGCATCAAGAAAATCGCAGACTTTCTCAACTCGTTCG ATATGTCTTGTCGTTCAAGACTCGCAACACTAAACGAGAAATTGACAGCTCTTGAGCGGAGAATAGAGTACATTGAAGCAAGG GTGACAAAAGGTGAGACCCTCACCTAG